A stretch of the Streptomyces sp. NBC_01428 genome encodes the following:
- a CDS encoding PadR family transcriptional regulator, which produces MSLPHAILTALLEKPSSGLGLTRRFDRSIGYFWSATHQQIYRELGKLEAEGYIRELPSEQPARGQKKSYEVLPAGRAELARWTAVSQDPKPLRDTMLLRLRAAAVVGTEGVEADLRRHLALHRTQLAEYEEIQERDFPPGKDTPEDRLRHLVLRAGIDLETFWTQWLTHAIEEFAELDGA; this is translated from the coding sequence ATGTCACTCCCGCACGCGATCCTCACCGCCCTGCTCGAGAAGCCCTCGTCGGGCCTCGGGCTGACCCGGCGGTTCGACAGGTCGATCGGCTACTTCTGGTCGGCGACGCACCAGCAGATCTATCGCGAGCTGGGAAAGCTGGAGGCGGAGGGCTACATCCGGGAGCTGCCCTCGGAACAGCCGGCCCGGGGCCAGAAGAAGAGCTACGAGGTCCTGCCCGCGGGCCGCGCCGAACTCGCCCGGTGGACGGCCGTCTCGCAGGACCCCAAACCGCTGCGCGACACCATGCTGCTGCGGCTGCGCGCCGCGGCCGTCGTCGGCACCGAGGGCGTCGAGGCGGACCTGCGCCGCCATCTCGCCCTGCACCGGACCCAGTTGGCCGAGTACGAGGAGATCCAGGAGCGGGACTTCCCGCCGGGAAAGGACACTCCCGAGGACCGGCTGCGCCACCTCGTCCTGCGCGCGGGCATCGACCTGGAGACCTTCTGGACCCAGTGGCTGACCCACGCGATCGAGGAGTTCGCCGAGCTGGACGGGGCCTGA
- a CDS encoding NADPH-dependent 2,4-dienoyl-CoA reductase, producing MSRYPHLLNPLDLGFTTLPNRVLMGSMHVGLEEAERGFERMAEFYAARARGGVGLIVTGGIAPNDAGRPYEGGAKLTTEAEAEQHAGITAAVHREGGKIAMQILHFGRYAYHQDLVAPSPLQAPISPFPPNELNDADIERTIDDYARAARLARRAGYDGVEIMGSEGYLINEFIALQTNRREDRWGGSYENRMRFPVEIVRRVREAVGDDFIIIYRLSMLDLVPGGSTLDEVITLARAVEAAGATIINTGVGWHEARIPTIATSVPRGAYAWVTKKVMGSVGIPLVTTNRINTPEIAEQLLADGHADMVSLARPMLADPDFVAKAEAGRPDAINTCIGCNQACLDHTFSGKITSCLVNPRACHETELVLAPTRLRKRVAVVGAGPAGLACAVSAAERGHDVTLFDAAAEIGGQLNVARKVPGKQEFDETIRYFRTQLELHGVDVRLNTRATADTLEPYDEVVVATGVSPRTPEIPGVDHPSVVGYLDVLRDDVHVGDRVAILGAGGIGFDVAEYLTDSGDKASEDPATYFRSWGVDMDYRAAGGLTAPERPAPPRTVHLLQRKATKVGAGLGKTTGWIHRTELKHRGVTMVPGVRYDRIDDAGLHVTVDGHSQVLEVDTIVLCTGQDPRRDLYEELRATGRGVHLIGGADVAAELDAKRAIKQGTELAAAL from the coding sequence ATGAGCCGTTACCCGCACCTGCTGAACCCGCTCGACCTGGGCTTCACCACCCTGCCCAACCGCGTGCTCATGGGCTCCATGCATGTGGGCCTGGAGGAGGCCGAGCGCGGCTTCGAACGCATGGCGGAGTTCTACGCCGCCCGCGCGCGCGGAGGTGTCGGCCTGATCGTCACCGGCGGCATCGCCCCGAACGACGCGGGCCGGCCGTACGAGGGCGGCGCCAAGCTGACCACCGAGGCCGAGGCGGAGCAGCACGCCGGGATCACCGCCGCGGTGCACCGCGAGGGCGGGAAGATCGCGATGCAGATCCTGCACTTCGGGCGCTACGCCTACCACCAGGACCTGGTCGCCCCGAGCCCCCTCCAGGCCCCGATCAGCCCGTTCCCGCCGAACGAACTCAACGACGCGGACATCGAGCGGACCATCGACGACTACGCGCGCGCCGCCCGCCTCGCCCGCCGCGCGGGCTACGACGGCGTCGAGATCATGGGCTCCGAGGGCTACCTCATCAACGAGTTCATCGCGCTGCAGACCAACCGGCGCGAGGACCGCTGGGGCGGCTCGTACGAGAACCGGATGCGCTTCCCGGTCGAGATCGTCCGCCGCGTGCGCGAGGCCGTCGGCGACGACTTCATCATCATCTACCGTCTGTCGATGCTCGACCTTGTGCCCGGCGGTTCCACGCTCGACGAGGTCATCACCCTCGCCCGCGCCGTCGAGGCCGCCGGAGCGACGATCATCAACACCGGCGTCGGCTGGCACGAGGCCCGCATCCCCACCATCGCGACCTCGGTGCCGCGCGGCGCGTACGCCTGGGTGACCAAGAAGGTCATGGGTTCCGTCGGGATCCCCCTCGTCACCACCAACCGCATCAACACACCCGAGATCGCCGAGCAGTTGCTCGCCGACGGGCACGCCGACATGGTCTCGCTGGCCCGTCCGATGCTCGCGGACCCCGACTTCGTCGCCAAGGCCGAGGCGGGGCGCCCGGACGCCATCAACACCTGCATCGGGTGCAACCAGGCCTGCCTCGACCACACCTTCAGCGGCAAGATCACCTCCTGCCTGGTCAACCCGCGCGCCTGCCACGAGACGGAACTCGTCCTCGCGCCGACCCGGCTGCGCAAGCGCGTCGCCGTCGTCGGCGCCGGACCCGCCGGCCTCGCCTGCGCCGTCAGCGCCGCCGAACGCGGCCACGACGTCACCCTGTTCGACGCGGCGGCCGAGATCGGCGGTCAGCTCAACGTGGCCCGCAAGGTCCCCGGCAAGCAGGAGTTCGACGAGACGATCCGCTACTTCCGCACCCAGCTCGAACTGCACGGCGTGGACGTCCGGTTGAACACCCGGGCCACCGCCGACACCCTGGAGCCCTACGATGAGGTCGTCGTCGCCACCGGCGTCAGCCCGCGCACTCCCGAGATCCCGGGCGTCGATCACCCGAGCGTCGTCGGCTACCTCGACGTGCTGCGCGACGACGTCCACGTCGGCGACCGCGTCGCGATCCTCGGCGCCGGCGGCATCGGTTTCGACGTCGCCGAATACCTCACCGACAGCGGCGACAAGGCGAGCGAGGACCCGGCGACGTACTTCCGCAGCTGGGGCGTCGACATGGACTACCGGGCGGCCGGCGGCCTCACCGCCCCCGAGCGGCCCGCCCCGCCGCGCACCGTCCACCTCCTCCAGCGCAAGGCCACCAAGGTCGGGGCGGGACTCGGCAAGACCACCGGCTGGATCCACCGCACCGAACTGAAGCACCGGGGCGTCACCATGGTCCCGGGTGTCCGGTACGACCGGATCGACGACGCAGGACTGCACGTCACCGTCGACGGACACAGCCAGGTCCTGGAGGTCGACACCATCGTGCTGTGCACCGGGCAGGACCCGCGCCGCGACCTCTACGAGGAGCTGCGCGCCACCGGCCGGGGCGTGCACCTCATCGGTGGCGCCGACGTGGCCGCCGAACTGGACGCGAAGCGCGCCATCAAGCAGGGCACGGAACTGGCGGCGGCACTGTAG
- a CDS encoding Rv1733c family protein, with protein sequence MRTRVLGWRWRRNSLRRRSDVVEAWCVLVVGVLLLVGAPLAGAAAGWWTYDVAHAEATAQRATLHRVRAVLVDDTPAAVPATPGGIQRSFPALVRWTATDGQVRTDLVRVPSGVRGGARIDVWTDTRGRIVRAPSSTSVIWQRALAVGLFTALGTVLALLVTRLCVRRSVDRRRLDQWARDWALTEPGWTRRTA encoded by the coding sequence ATGCGAACCCGGGTGCTCGGCTGGCGCTGGCGGCGCAACTCCCTGAGGCGCCGGTCCGACGTCGTCGAGGCATGGTGCGTGCTGGTCGTCGGCGTCCTGCTGCTGGTCGGCGCGCCGCTGGCCGGGGCGGCGGCGGGATGGTGGACGTACGACGTGGCCCACGCCGAGGCGACCGCGCAGCGCGCCACGCTGCACCGGGTCCGGGCCGTCCTCGTGGACGACACACCGGCGGCGGTGCCCGCGACGCCGGGGGGCATCCAGCGTTCCTTCCCCGCCCTGGTCCGCTGGACCGCGACGGACGGACAGGTGCGGACGGACCTCGTGCGGGTGCCCTCGGGCGTGCGGGGCGGTGCGCGCATCGACGTCTGGACGGACACCCGGGGCCGGATCGTGCGCGCGCCGTCGAGTACGTCCGTGATCTGGCAACGTGCCCTGGCCGTAGGCCTGTTCACCGCCCTGGGTACGGTCCTCGCCCTCCTTGTCACCCGGCTCTGCGTGCGCCGGTCCGTCGATCGCCGACGGCTCGACCAGTGGGCGCGCGACTGGGCACTGACCGAACCCGGGTGGACGCGGCGCACGGCCTGA
- a CDS encoding GNAT family N-acetyltransferase, translated as MSTHPLDNPALGSLTGPHAHFAERRGRVLRYPVDVSPWLALPDEPDADDWADLAALVGPGGEAPLAGYVGATPEGWEVTFSIEGVQLVDDGLAAAPDPEAVLLGPADVPEMLDLVERTRPGPFLPRTVELGTYLGIRHEGALVAMAGERLHPPGWTEISAVCTDPAHRGRGLAGRLILAVAHGIRERGETPFLHTGAGNTNAIRLYESLGFRLRRPTRFLAARVPEHLDDGRTVGVG; from the coding sequence GTGAGCACGCACCCCCTCGACAACCCGGCGCTCGGCTCCCTCACCGGCCCGCACGCCCACTTCGCCGAACGGCGCGGCCGCGTCCTGCGGTACCCGGTGGACGTGTCGCCCTGGCTGGCCCTCCCGGACGAACCCGATGCCGACGACTGGGCGGACCTGGCGGCCCTGGTGGGCCCGGGAGGTGAGGCCCCCCTCGCCGGTTACGTCGGAGCGACGCCGGAGGGCTGGGAGGTGACGTTCAGCATCGAGGGCGTCCAGCTCGTCGACGACGGGCTCGCGGCGGCGCCGGACCCCGAGGCGGTGCTCCTCGGCCCCGCCGACGTCCCCGAGATGCTCGACCTGGTGGAGCGCACCCGGCCCGGCCCGTTCCTGCCCCGCACCGTCGAACTCGGCACCTACCTCGGCATTCGCCACGAGGGTGCCCTGGTCGCGATGGCGGGGGAGCGGCTGCATCCGCCGGGCTGGACCGAGATCAGCGCGGTCTGCACCGACCCCGCCCACCGGGGCAGGGGTCTGGCGGGGCGGCTGATCCTGGCCGTCGCGCACGGCATCCGCGAGCGCGGCGAGACGCCCTTCCTGCACACCGGCGCGGGCAACACCAACGCCATCCGGCTCTACGAGTCCCTGGGCTTCCGGCTCCGCCGTCCGACCCGGTTCCTGGCCGCACGCGTGCCCGAGCACCTGGACGACGGGCGGACCGTGGGCGTGGGGTGA
- a CDS encoding universal stress protein → MNPGTRTITVGIDGSRASLDAADWAAREAGRRRLPLRLLHASPRPHVPVRVPDVDVPAGRTRSPLDRAAIQLSYAHPALDIVARGAERAAVPALIEAAAVSQTLVLGSRGHTDHTGAAGFPAGSVALAVAAGAERPVVLVPAGELPGDERVPVPAGASPSAAAYRPVVLGLGLERPADQLIGHAFDTAAVRGAPLHVVHAWTPLTRDDATSAGPPGDAPDEEDARRHTLAGVLRPWRRRFPDTPVAEQVVHGRPGHHLLSACAGAGLLVVGHRAGKRLGHAVQTLIHHVTCPVVIVPHA, encoded by the coding sequence ATGAACCCCGGCACCCGCACCATCACCGTGGGGATCGACGGATCGCGAGCCAGTCTGGACGCGGCCGACTGGGCGGCCCGCGAAGCCGGACGCCGCCGGCTCCCGCTGCGCCTGCTGCACGCGAGTCCACGGCCGCACGTGCCCGTGCGCGTCCCGGACGTCGACGTGCCGGCCGGCCGGACGAGGTCCCCGCTCGACCGCGCGGCCATCCAGCTCTCCTACGCCCACCCGGCGTTGGACATCGTCGCGCGGGGCGCCGAGAGGGCGGCCGTCCCCGCGCTCATCGAGGCGGCCGCCGTGTCGCAGACGCTCGTGCTCGGCTCCCGCGGCCACACCGACCACACGGGCGCCGCCGGCTTCCCGGCCGGCTCCGTCGCCCTGGCCGTCGCCGCGGGCGCCGAACGCCCGGTGGTCCTCGTGCCCGCGGGTGAACTCCCCGGGGACGAACGGGTTCCCGTCCCCGCGGGTGCCTCCCCGAGCGCCGCGGCCTACCGTCCCGTGGTCCTCGGCCTCGGCCTGGAGCGCCCCGCCGACCAGTTGATCGGCCACGCCTTCGACACCGCGGCCGTCCGCGGGGCTCCCCTGCACGTGGTGCACGCCTGGACGCCGCTCACGCGGGACGACGCCACGAGCGCCGGTCCGCCCGGTGACGCGCCCGACGAGGAGGACGCCCGGCGGCACACCCTGGCCGGCGTCCTGCGGCCGTGGCGCCGCCGGTTCCCGGACACGCCGGTCGCGGAGCAGGTCGTCCACGGACGCCCCGGCCACCACCTCCTGAGCGCCTGCGCCGGGGCCGGGCTGCTGGTGGTCGGCCACCGCGCGGGCAAGCGCCTGGGCCACGCCGTACAGACCCTGATCCACCACGTCACCTGCCCGGTCGTGATCGTTCCGCACGCCTGA
- a CDS encoding alpha/beta fold hydrolase has product MSSAPERFDAWEIEESGPADAPTRVLLLAGALCSAAFYDDLMAAPPLASAPVRLLAATLPGHAGTTPPADLSMENYAALAGTLAAERGCDVVVGHSLGANIALEMAAGGHFAGPVVLLSPAFSASDEDKALAIADTLGRVPGVGALTWSGLLKLTPRAMAGHLPEERREALTAEFERNDPTFCRKAVRHYFAYLDRHGSLVDRLRDSGVPAWVVRGDHDDVDLAPAERAGLEASPAVSLVDVPDAGHLVMIDRPEVVADLVARVALG; this is encoded by the coding sequence ATGAGCAGTGCCCCCGAGCGGTTCGACGCATGGGAGATCGAGGAGTCCGGGCCGGCCGACGCGCCCACCCGGGTGCTGCTGCTGGCCGGCGCGCTGTGCAGCGCCGCGTTCTACGACGACCTCATGGCCGCGCCTCCGCTCGCCTCCGCGCCGGTGCGGCTGCTGGCGGCGACCCTCCCCGGCCACGCGGGCACCACCCCGCCTGCGGACCTCTCGATGGAGAACTACGCGGCGCTGGCGGGCACCCTGGCCGCCGAGCGTGGCTGCGACGTCGTCGTCGGCCACAGCCTCGGTGCCAACATCGCCCTGGAGATGGCGGCCGGCGGGCACTTCGCCGGCCCCGTCGTCCTGCTGTCCCCGGCCTTCTCGGCGTCCGACGAGGACAAGGCGCTGGCGATCGCCGACACCCTCGGACGGGTTCCCGGCGTCGGTGCGCTGACCTGGTCGGGGCTCCTGAAACTGACGCCCCGTGCGATGGCCGGCCATCTGCCGGAGGAGCGCCGTGAGGCGCTCACCGCCGAGTTCGAGAGGAACGATCCCACCTTCTGCCGCAAGGCGGTCCGGCACTACTTCGCGTATCTCGACCGGCACGGCTCCCTCGTCGACCGGCTCCGTGACTCCGGGGTGCCCGCCTGGGTCGTGCGCGGCGACCACGACGACGTGGACCTCGCGCCGGCGGAGCGGGCCGGGCTCGAAGCCAGTCCCGCGGTGTCGCTCGTCGACGTCCCCGACGCCGGCCACCTGGTGATGATCGACCGGCCCGAGGTGGTCGCGGACCTCGTGGCCCGGGTCGCCCTGGGCTGA
- a CDS encoding NADP-dependent oxidoreductase: MPKAYVFTRYGGPEAEALVERDRPSPGPGEVLVAVRAAGVNPVDWKQRTGHRRPGGEPRPLPAVFGNEAAGVVVETGAGVTGFAVGDEVFGNPVDGGYAEYALLPVAVTARKPAGLSFTDAAALPVAAATAYDGIRQLGLPEGATLLITGAGGGVGVAAVQIARDAGLRVVGVASAGKKDFVESLGAAHVPSGPGLAERLRAAEPDGVDGVFDLVGGETLEEAASVLDDVTKLITGADRETVAKLGGTGVERARTAAVLDEVGRLAADGTLRPFVTRTFPLDRAGEALRAVEDGHARGKIVIEVAA; this comes from the coding sequence ATGCCCAAGGCGTACGTCTTCACCCGCTACGGGGGCCCGGAGGCCGAGGCCCTGGTGGAGCGGGACCGGCCGAGCCCCGGACCCGGCGAGGTCCTCGTCGCGGTGCGCGCCGCCGGCGTGAACCCCGTCGACTGGAAGCAGCGCACCGGTCACCGCCGCCCCGGCGGCGAGCCGCGCCCGCTGCCCGCCGTCTTCGGCAACGAGGCCGCGGGAGTCGTCGTGGAGACCGGCGCCGGCGTGACCGGGTTCGCCGTCGGGGACGAGGTCTTCGGCAACCCGGTGGACGGCGGATACGCCGAGTACGCCCTGCTGCCCGTCGCCGTCACCGCCCGCAAGCCCGCCGGCCTGTCGTTCACGGACGCGGCGGCGCTGCCCGTCGCGGCGGCGACCGCGTACGACGGCATCCGTCAGCTCGGCCTTCCCGAGGGCGCCACCCTGCTGATCACCGGAGCGGGCGGTGGAGTGGGGGTGGCCGCTGTGCAGATCGCGCGGGACGCGGGGCTGCGTGTCGTCGGGGTCGCGAGCGCGGGCAAGAAGGACTTCGTCGAGTCGCTCGGCGCGGCGCACGTCCCGTCGGGGCCCGGCCTCGCGGAGCGGCTGCGCGCCGCGGAGCCGGACGGCGTGGACGGCGTGTTCGACCTCGTCGGGGGAGAGACGCTGGAAGAGGCGGCGTCCGTGCTGGACGACGTCACGAAACTGATCACCGGCGCCGACCGGGAGACGGTCGCGAAGTTGGGCGGCACCGGAGTCGAACGGGCGCGTACGGCGGCCGTGCTCGACGAGGTGGGCCGGCTCGCCGCCGACGGCACGTTGCGGCCCTTCGTCACCCGGACGTTCCCGCTCGACCGCGCCGGCGAGGCACTGCGCGCCGTCGAGGACGGGCACGCCCGCGGCAAGATCGTGATCGAGGTGGCCGCGTGA
- a CDS encoding glycoside hydrolase family 75 protein, with protein sequence MRVQSLTLAAAAAALLASAPAALPSAPAAGPSGSRAPAVREGAVGAADLLAKTRDCAAVSRGRYRTDDGTPAEIPVCGTGSAVFWKADMDIDCDGRPGGLCNDRTDPLFSDSTAFQQSDGRYLSAETLPYIVVPAASGIWNHRDHGIGAGSVAAVIYRDRVQYAVVGDTGPSDIIGEASYATAKALGIRPDPRGGGTPSGVTYIVFKNSRVSPIEDHAAAVTAGERLARTFVSGG encoded by the coding sequence GTGCGTGTCCAGTCGCTGACGCTGGCCGCGGCCGCCGCCGCCCTGCTCGCCTCCGCCCCGGCGGCGCTGCCCTCGGCCCCCGCGGCCGGCCCCTCCGGCAGCCGAGCCCCCGCGGTCCGGGAGGGCGCCGTCGGGGCCGCCGACCTGCTGGCGAAGACGCGCGACTGCGCCGCCGTCTCCAGGGGGCGCTACCGCACGGACGACGGCACCCCCGCCGAGATCCCGGTCTGCGGCACCGGGAGCGCCGTCTTCTGGAAGGCCGACATGGACATCGACTGCGACGGCAGGCCGGGCGGCCTGTGCAACGACCGCACCGACCCGCTCTTCTCCGACAGCACGGCCTTCCAGCAGTCCGACGGCCGCTACCTGAGCGCCGAGACCCTGCCCTACATCGTCGTCCCGGCGGCCAGCGGCATCTGGAACCACCGGGACCACGGCATCGGAGCCGGCTCGGTCGCCGCCGTGATCTACCGCGACCGCGTCCAGTACGCCGTCGTCGGCGACACCGGCCCGAGCGACATCATCGGTGAGGCCTCGTACGCGACGGCCAAGGCCCTCGGGATCCGCCCCGACCCGCGCGGTGGCGGCACCCCGTCCGGTGTCACCTACATCGTCTTCAAGAACTCCCGGGTCTCACCCATCGAGGACCACGCCGCGGCGGTGACGGCGGGGGAGCGGCTGGCCCGGACGTTCGTGAGCGGCGGCTGA
- a CDS encoding putative protein N(5)-glutamine methyltransferase, with protein sequence MPLSPDGPGSAPSSHATDSVVAALRSAGCVFAEDEAELILTTARTPAEAVAMVDRRVAGLPLEHVLGWAEFRGLRITLEPGVFVPRRRTEFLVEQAVALAPGASVVVDLCCGSGAVGAALAASLDELELHASDIDPAAVHCARRNVAPFAGRVHEGDLFSALPDTLRGRVDVLAANVPYVPTDEVGLLPAEARDHEPLVALDGGADGLDLVRRVAEGAPRWLAPGGCLLVETSERQAATAVEAFARAGLIARLAVSEEGWAHVVIGVKP encoded by the coding sequence ATGCCTCTGTCTCCTGATGGTCCCGGTTCCGCGCCCTCGTCCCACGCCACGGACTCCGTGGTCGCCGCTCTCCGCTCCGCCGGCTGTGTCTTCGCCGAGGACGAGGCGGAGCTGATTCTCACCACCGCCCGTACACCGGCCGAGGCCGTCGCGATGGTGGACCGCCGCGTTGCCGGACTTCCCCTCGAACACGTCCTCGGCTGGGCGGAGTTCCGCGGCCTGCGCATCACGCTCGAACCCGGTGTCTTCGTACCCCGCCGCCGCACCGAGTTCCTCGTCGAGCAGGCGGTGGCGCTCGCGCCCGGCGCCTCGGTCGTGGTGGACCTGTGCTGCGGTTCGGGTGCGGTCGGCGCCGCGCTGGCCGCGTCCCTCGACGAGCTCGAACTGCACGCCTCCGACATCGATCCGGCCGCCGTCCACTGCGCCCGCCGCAATGTCGCGCCGTTCGCCGGCCGGGTGCACGAGGGCGACCTGTTCTCGGCCCTGCCCGACACCCTGCGCGGGCGCGTCGACGTCCTGGCCGCCAACGTGCCGTACGTGCCCACCGACGAGGTGGGGCTGCTCCCGGCGGAGGCCCGGGACCACGAACCCCTGGTCGCGCTCGACGGAGGAGCGGACGGACTCGACCTCGTGCGCCGCGTCGCCGAGGGCGCGCCGCGCTGGCTCGCCCCTGGCGGGTGTCTCCTGGTCGAGACGAGTGAACGCCAGGCCGCCACCGCCGTGGAGGCCTTCGCCCGCGCCGGCCTGATCGCCCGGCTCGCCGTGTCGGAGGAGGGCTGGGCCCACGTCGTGATCGGTGTGAAGCCCTGA
- a CDS encoding fibronectin type III domain-containing protein, translating into MRGVPPTVLRVLVCGALFVLSSCGWGAPSAEQGERLPAAPLGVTAAAGSATSVHVMWNLATEDPPVTHYAVYRGNTVVDEVPGSEHMVDVTRLEPSTAYVFTVRARNAAGALGPASKRVRATTPAAVAADRTPPTRPGGPHGKAVGSRAVQLSWTRSTDKGGVASYDVYQGTSKIHSVGGAQTATVVTGLRPGTAYAFTVRARDAADNTSPASETVRLTTAPGSDDGRSTAPSAFRATTHRADGAYYIDLAWIAPAVDGVISEYQIHLDGHAATSLVWGGNPPHGTATYSFYVGREAGAAHRVRLRAKLPDGTWGGFSAERSVTTGS; encoded by the coding sequence GTGCGAGGCGTTCCCCCCACCGTCCTGCGCGTGCTGGTGTGCGGCGCGCTGTTCGTGCTCTCCTCCTGCGGATGGGGCGCGCCGTCGGCGGAGCAGGGCGAGCGGCTGCCCGCGGCGCCGCTCGGCGTGACCGCCGCGGCGGGCAGCGCGACCAGCGTGCACGTCATGTGGAACCTGGCCACCGAGGACCCGCCCGTCACCCACTACGCGGTGTACCGCGGCAACACCGTGGTCGACGAGGTCCCCGGCTCGGAGCACATGGTGGACGTCACCCGGCTCGAACCGTCCACCGCCTACGTCTTCACGGTCCGGGCGCGGAACGCCGCGGGGGCCCTCGGGCCGGCGAGCAAACGGGTGCGGGCCACCACCCCGGCCGCGGTCGCGGCCGACCGCACGCCGCCCACCCGCCCCGGCGGGCCGCACGGCAAGGCGGTCGGCAGCCGGGCGGTCCAGCTGTCGTGGACCCGGTCGACGGACAAGGGCGGCGTGGCCTCGTACGACGTCTACCAGGGCACGTCGAAGATCCACAGCGTCGGCGGCGCGCAGACGGCGACCGTGGTCACGGGACTGCGGCCCGGCACGGCCTACGCCTTCACCGTGCGCGCCCGCGACGCGGCGGACAACACCTCGCCGGCGAGCGAGACCGTCCGGCTCACCACCGCGCCGGGTTCCGACGACGGCAGGAGCACGGCGCCGAGCGCCTTCCGCGCGACGACCCACCGGGCGGACGGGGCGTACTACATCGACCTGGCCTGGATCGCGCCCGCGGTGGACGGGGTGATCAGCGAGTACCAGATCCATCTCGACGGGCACGCCGCGACCTCGCTCGTCTGGGGTGGCAACCCGCCCCACGGCACCGCCACCTACAGCTTCTACGTGGGCCGGGAGGCCGGCGCGGCCCACCGGGTCCGCCTCAGGGCGAAGCTGCCCGACGGCACCTGGGGCGGCTTCTCCGCGGAGCGCTCCGTGACGACCGGGAGCTGA
- a CDS encoding spore-associated protein: MRFNRSVLVAGASAALLMGASTALAAPASAAPNTTPQKVCGSAYKTVNSAAIGSQGTVYLTYNASNGKNCVTTIRNSPGTAVDMSAWVYVSDTGVGDDDYGQFTSYAGPTYVYGKGHCIDWGGQIKNVYTQISGSNCGAFKEQRVTFTR, from the coding sequence ATGCGATTCAACCGTTCCGTCCTGGTGGCCGGTGCCTCGGCCGCGCTGCTGATGGGGGCCTCGACCGCACTGGCGGCGCCCGCCTCGGCCGCGCCCAACACCACACCGCAGAAGGTCTGTGGCAGCGCGTACAAGACGGTGAACTCGGCCGCCATCGGGTCCCAGGGCACCGTCTACCTGACGTACAACGCGTCCAACGGCAAGAACTGCGTCACGACCATCCGCAACAGCCCCGGCACCGCCGTGGACATGTCCGCGTGGGTCTACGTCTCCGACACGGGCGTGGGCGACGACGACTACGGGCAGTTCACGTCGTACGCCGGACCGACGTACGTGTACGGCAAGGGTCACTGCATCGACTGGGGCGGTCAGATCAAGAACGTGTACACCCAGATCTCCGGCTCCAACTGCGGCGCCTTCAAGGAGCAGCGCGTCACCTTCACGCGCTGA
- a CDS encoding MarR family winged helix-turn-helix transcriptional regulator — protein sequence MTVFARRARASAGRMHPELSLVSYTLLGHLEEVGGCRATDLAAHYALDKSTVSRQVAALERAGLIERRTDPEDHRVQVLHLTGTGTEILAQVTRSRRVAFRERLTGWPEEDLARFAAYLLRYNATGTDLAAPGGPAGGPPGR from the coding sequence ATGACCGTGTTCGCCCGGCGGGCCCGCGCCTCGGCGGGCCGCATGCACCCCGAGCTGTCCCTGGTCTCGTACACCCTGCTCGGGCATCTGGAGGAGGTCGGCGGCTGCCGGGCCACCGACCTCGCCGCGCACTACGCGCTCGACAAGTCGACGGTGAGCCGGCAGGTGGCGGCGCTGGAGCGGGCCGGGCTCATCGAGCGGCGCACGGACCCCGAGGACCACCGTGTCCAGGTGCTGCATCTGACCGGCACGGGCACCGAGATCCTCGCGCAGGTCACCCGCAGCCGCCGGGTCGCGTTCCGGGAGCGGCTGACGGGCTGGCCCGAGGAGGACCTCGCCCGCTTCGCCGCCTATCTGCTGCGTTACAACGCCACGGGCACGGACCTGGCCGCACCGGGCGGACCGGCCGGCGGGCCGCCCGGCCGCTGA